The nucleotide sequence TTGTTCCTGCAGGGTAACGATCTTGACGCATTTGGGAGTAGATAGTTATCACACTAACTCTTATAGTTTAAGGACAAATTAGACTTTGTTCTTTCTACGTGATTACTATATACACGACCCTCAATGTAATGCTAGAATTCTGAGAGGTATTTTTTACAGAAAGCCACTTTGTATTTGCTTaggttattttttccttttttctctaTGTATCATTCATCCTTCCTTGAGTTCTATGTTTCTATAACTCTGAGGCTGTGCAGTTGCGGCTTTTGGGAAGGAAACACTCGAGCTTGGTTGATTGCACCTACATCTGGCTGCATGTCTTAACTAAGAAATGATCGCTCGGATTGTGTTTTGGCATGACCTGGGTCACAAGGCCAGACACTCGGCTATTCTGTTGGCAGTTCTCAGATATATATATCCTTTTGACTATATCTCAGTATAGGTGATCTTGACACTCCAATTGAGTTCCAAGTTAGATGTGGGAGGACAAATGAGTTGGTTTACAGGACTAGAGTAAGTCTATTACCATTAATTTGAACCTATGTCTTTTGGGCTAATGGTTCAGGCCCATCAAGTTAATGTGGGATATCCCATTGGACTGGTTTATGTACGTCAGTGTACTAAAAAATTATCAACAAATCCCCATGTCACGATACTCTCATTTCCTGTTTGGACTTCCATAGGCCTTTGTTAGTTATGAAATGCTCCGGAACAATCAATGGTATAGTAGCCATTCATCTTGATGTGTCTTATCcagcttagcattaatatttgtTATGCAGGCTGAGCTGCTTATATTTAGTGCTTATATTTGTTTTCTGCATTCTCTAATTATTTGTTCTTTTTAATGGTTCTTTTTCACCATTGCCGAATCAGATTGGCAGTTGAACTGGCAGTACTTTTAAAGCTCATTAGACTTATGATTTTGGCCTACTAAAGTCCATAGCAGTGAGATCTACCTTTGGAGTAATACTATGCTTTTGAATTTGCAGTTTAAGATGGAAATGTCACAAACTGATTCTGCCAATACACCCAAGAGTTACACCCTGAATATGTTCAAAGACTTTGTCCCAATGTGTGTTGTTTCTGAATCTAACCAAGGTAAGGATATGCTAACTTGCCTTTGTTCGGGGGGTTCTAAAGCCAATAGTGTGCACTTTGATGGATTTTACATCACCAGTTAAACCCATCATGTACAGTCACCTAAGCTTTAGATAGACCTTAGGAACTATGCTATGCATGATTGAACCagtataacatatttaaaaccatGTATATTATATGATAAGTATAAtcatgtataatacaaatatatgTATTTAATCTCTTTATATGTTGTTTGTTGAATAATAGCTATATGTACATACTTATACATATTAGTATGCTTCATTTCTAAGTCTGTAATCTTTGCTATTGCAAtattttttcaagtattttttgaATACATTTGTCACTGCTGTAAAGTTTCTGTTATAATATTCAACTGTTGGTtttggttataatattttttatgtacTAATGATACAAAGCTGAGTGGCCTTTTTTAAAAAATTGTTACCTACTGTTCCACCAAGAAGCCTAGACAGCTTGTTTGTTAATCCCCTAAGGTAGCCAAGTTTGATCAAGAACTATGCAAACTGCCTAGCAGCGAAAAGCCCCCGCACATTTTCCTTCTATTGTGGTGGCAAGGCTGACTGGGCTATTTATTGCTAGTGTATTTGTCTAGAAAAAAAGATCTATTCCAATATTGTACAtgcattttatttttcaaaataattGGGAGCATTTGGAATATGTTGATAGCTAACCTCTGCGGCATCATACTGTTATTTCTTATGTTCCTGAAATTCATTTTTAGGTAATGAATCAATTTGTTTTACAAAATAAATATTAGCATCATGCAGTTTACCTGCAACTTTTTTTGGTTTTACCATGTTTTGATTATGGTTACAAATATAGGAAACGATTGTTGTACTGCACGTCATGGTTGGCATTACTCAGATAACACCAACTCTTGCAGTCGATGCCACATATAGTTAGTTGGCATGTGTCGACTGGTGCAAGGACATGTTAAAAAGGATCCTTGATCTAGAATATTGGTACCGTTGATCATATGCTTTATAAGTCATTATACTCACTGAATAGATTCTTTTGCATTAGATAAATATTGCAGTTGTATAATATCTTGATAAAAAAATGCTAATGTAGGAAAATTTTCACTGGAGGGGAAGGTGGAACATAAATTTGACATGGAGCTTCACAGTGAGAATTTTAGTGACTATGGTAAATTATGTCGTGAAAGGACTAACAAAGCTATGATCAAAACTAGACAAGTGCAGGTTGTGTTTTTTTTTCCCCATTAATTTGTGTTCTATCTTTTGTGTGGTtctaaatcttttttttattggTTTAAGGTAATTGACAAAGATCATGGAGTGCTTATGAGGCCTATGCCCGGTATGGTTGCTCTGGTTCCATCGGGTTCAAAGGTAAATGTTTCTCTTTGTTTTTGAACAGTCaagatacatacatgtatataatgTTTTATTCACCTTTTTATGTGTCAGATGTACATGTTTCTTATGTTTTTGTATTTCATGCTCATTTAAAAACACTTCATCGGTTACTTTTGGTGGCAGTTATTTTTCATTGGTGCGTACAGATAAGTGTGCACAATTTATTGCTACTTTCTCCAGCATCTCAATATTGGTAAAGCTTACTTGTGTCGGTGCCTGTATTTTCTATCTTTGCAAAGACTGTTGTTGCAAGAAAACATTGTAATTAATATTTTGCAGTGCTTGTTAGTAACAAAAGTGCTGGTCACTATTTACAACACTAGATATTCCATTTTAATTGATATTGTTATGCACCAGGACAAGAAGAAACTAACACCAACAAAAGGATCGGATGCAAAACGAACACGTAGGGACCGTCGTGAATTGGAGAATATTATCTTTAAGC is from Musa acuminata AAA Group cultivar baxijiao chromosome BXJ3-8, Cavendish_Baxijiao_AAA, whole genome shotgun sequence and encodes:
- the LOC135644575 gene encoding uncharacterized protein LOC135644575, with translation MEDGRSVLETGRAERSVWLMKCPPLVSRSWKSAAASADPSNPNPAVGKVVLSLDPLRPDDPSSLQFKMEMSQTDSANTPKSYTLNMFKDFVPMCVVSESNQGKFSLEGKVEHKFDMELHSENFSDYGKLCRERTNKAMIKTRQVQVIDKDHGVLMRPMPGMVALVPSGSKDKKKLTPTKGSDAKRTRRDRRELENIIFKLFERQQNWALKQLVQETDQPEQFLKEILNDLCVYNKRGPNQGTHELKPEYKKSTEELDNM